The Ruminococcus bovis genome includes a region encoding these proteins:
- a CDS encoding dihydroorotase, with product MIFINRLIIENVRIISPEEQRDEVANLYVNNGRIADPFRKTEQDTVIDGTGLVAMPGLVDLHVHLRDPGQEEKEDIITGTNAAAAGGVTSLLCMPNTNPTIDNAGVISYIKEKAKNCKSRVYIAGSITMGLEGKEPTDLKALRKAGAIGLSDDGRPVLDPEIMASAMKKAPELGMTVVAHCEDLELADGGKINEGKMSKKLGIKGIPAEAEDKGTKREINLAKENNVPIHVCHVSTKTSVQMIREAKEDGVKVTAETAPHYFTLTEDVLEKRDADYRMNPPLRTEEDRLAIIEGLADGTLDCIATDHAPHTEEDKKDFEKAPNGSIGMETSLAAALTVLYHNGDFSLLDIAKLMSTTPAKILKINAGSLKTGALADIALVDVDKEWIVDRDKLHGKSKNTPFKGMKMKGKVVKTILEGKVVFEED from the coding sequence GTGATTTTTATTAACAGATTGATTATCGAGAATGTTCGTATCATTTCTCCGGAAGAACAAAGAGATGAGGTTGCTAATCTATATGTAAATAACGGTAGAATAGCAGACCCATTTAGAAAAACAGAACAAGACACAGTAATTGACGGTACAGGTCTTGTAGCAATGCCGGGTCTTGTTGACCTTCATGTTCACCTTCGTGATCCCGGTCAAGAAGAAAAGGAAGACATTATTACCGGTACTAATGCAGCAGCAGCCGGTGGTGTTACCAGCTTACTATGTATGCCAAACACTAACCCAACAATTGATAATGCCGGTGTAATCAGTTACATTAAAGAAAAAGCAAAGAACTGTAAGTCAAGAGTTTATATTGCCGGTTCAATTACAATGGGTCTTGAGGGTAAAGAACCTACTGACCTAAAAGCACTTAGAAAAGCCGGTGCTATCGGTCTTTCTGATGATGGCAGACCTGTACTTGACCCTGAAATTATGGCTTCTGCTATGAAGAAAGCCCCTGAACTTGGTATGACAGTTGTTGCTCATTGTGAGGACCTTGAACTTGCTGACGGTGGCAAGATTAATGAAGGCAAAATGTCCAAAAAGCTAGGAATTAAGGGTATTCCTGCCGAAGCTGAAGATAAAGGTACAAAGAGAGAAATTAACTTAGCTAAAGAGAATAATGTACCGATTCATGTTTGTCATGTAAGCACAAAGACTTCTGTACAAATGATTAGAGAGGCTAAGGAAGATGGTGTTAAGGTTACTGCCGAAACAGCACCACATTACTTTACTTTAACAGAAGATGTTCTTGAGAAAAGGGATGCCGATTACAGAATGAACCCACCTCTAAGAACAGAAGAAGATAGATTAGCAATTATAGAAGGTCTTGCTGACGGTACACTTGATTGTATTGCAACAGACCATGCTCCTCATACAGAAGAGGATAAAAAGGATTTTGAGAAAGCACCTAACGGCTCTATCGGTATGGAAACTTCATTAGCAGCAGCACTAACAGTGCTATACCATAATGGAGACTTTTCTCTACTTGATATTGCAAAGTTAATGAGTACAACACCTGCAAAGATTCTAAAAATCAATGCCGGTTCTCTAAAGACAGGTGCTTTGGCTGATATTGCCCTTGTAGATGTTGACAAGGAATGGATTGTTGACAGAGATAAGCTACATGGCAAAAGTAAGAACACACCTTTCAAGGGTATGAAAATGAAAGGTAAGGTTGTAAAGACTATCCTTGAAGGCAAGGTAGTTTTTGAAGAAGACTGA
- the pyrE gene encoding orotate phosphoribosyltransferase, whose protein sequence is MGNGLTYKEEFIKFMVNGGILRFGEFTLKSGRLSPYFINTGNYKSGSQISKLGEFYAECIMDNNIKGDAIFGPAYKGIPLAIATGIILNNKFGVDMNYCFDRKEVKDHGEGGMIIGYQFGENDTLVFVDDVITSGKALRESMEKIKGICNANVKDMVISVDRMEIGKGGKKSAVQEVEEEFGIKVHSVVTMDDIIKAIEDGVVEGKEHLDAMKKYRETYGV, encoded by the coding sequence ATGGGTAATGGACTTACTTACAAAGAAGAATTTATTAAATTTATGGTAAATGGTGGTATTCTTCGTTTCGGGGAATTCACTCTAAAGAGTGGTAGATTGTCGCCATATTTCATCAATACAGGCAACTACAAGTCTGGCTCTCAGATTTCCAAACTTGGTGAATTCTATGCTGAATGTATTATGGATAACAACATTAAGGGTGACGCTATCTTTGGTCCAGCCTATAAGGGTATCCCTCTTGCAATTGCAACAGGTATTATCCTTAACAACAAATTCGGTGTTGATATGAACTATTGCTTTGATAGAAAAGAAGTCAAGGACCACGGTGAAGGTGGTATGATTATCGGCTATCAGTTTGGCGAAAATGATACACTTGTATTTGTTGATGATGTTATTACTTCCGGTAAAGCACTAAGAGAGTCAATGGAAAAAATCAAGGGTATCTGTAACGCAAATGTTAAGGATATGGTTATTTCTGTTGATAGAATGGAAATCGGTAAGGGTGGCAAGAAGTCTGCCGTTCAAGAAGTGGAAGAAGAATTTGGTATCAAAGTTCACTCTGTAGTTACAATGGACGATATTATTAAGGCTATTGAAGATGGTGTTGTTGAAGGTAAAGAACACCTAGACGCTATGAAGAAGTACAGAGAAACTTATGGTGTTTAA
- the pyrF gene encoding orotidine-5'-phosphate decarboxylase has translation MSFDRLIEKIVEKQNPTVAGLDPKLAYIPEYIKEESFKKYGKTLEGAADAILTYNKGLIDELYDIVPAVKPQCAYYEMYGWYGVRALAETIKYAKSKGMFVITDGKRNDIGTTMEAYAIAHLGETDIDGEKEEAFGGDALTVNGYLGSDGINPLLTICEEKDKGIFVLVKTSNPSSGELQNLEFRGDETVYLHMGRMCEDWGKKVVGKYGYSGVGAVVGATYPEMLTELRGELPKTFFLVPGYGAQGGGANDCKGAFDQNGIGAIVNSSRGIMCAWQKIEGLDEKDYAKAARQEAIRMRDDLKSVIGEMKLK, from the coding sequence ATGTCATTTGATAGACTAATTGAGAAAATTGTAGAAAAGCAAAACCCAACTGTTGCAGGTCTTGACCCAAAACTAGCTTACATTCCTGAATATATTAAGGAAGAATCATTTAAAAAGTATGGCAAGACACTTGAGGGTGCTGCTGATGCAATTCTTACATATAACAAAGGTTTAATTGATGAACTTTATGATATTGTTCCGGCAGTAAAGCCACAATGTGCATATTATGAAATGTACGGTTGGTACGGTGTAAGAGCTTTAGCAGAAACTATTAAGTATGCTAAGTCAAAGGGTATGTTTGTTATTACAGACGGTAAGAGAAACGATATTGGTACAACTATGGAAGCATATGCTATTGCTCACCTTGGTGAAACTGATATTGACGGTGAAAAGGAAGAAGCTTTTGGTGGCGATGCATTAACAGTAAACGGCTACCTAGGTTCTGACGGTATTAACCCTCTACTAACAATTTGTGAAGAAAAAGACAAGGGTATCTTTGTTCTAGTTAAAACATCTAACCCATCATCAGGTGAATTACAGAACCTTGAATTCAGAGGTGACGAAACAGTTTACCTACATATGGGCAGAATGTGTGAAGATTGGGGCAAAAAGGTAGTTGGCAAGTATGGTTACAGTGGCGTAGGTGCAGTTGTAGGTGCAACATATCCTGAAATGCTAACTGAACTAAGAGGTGAACTTCCTAAGACATTCTTCCTAGTACCCGGTTATGGTGCTCAGGGTGGTGGTGCTAATGACTGTAAGGGTGCATTTGACCAGAACGGTATTGGTGCTATTGTTAACTCATCAAGAGGCATTATGTGTGCATGGCAGAAGATTGAAGGCCTTGATGAAAAGGATTATGCTAAGGCTGCAAGACAGGAAGCTATCCGTATGAGAGATGACCTAAAGTCTGTTATTGGTGAAATGAAGTTAAAGTAA
- the serC gene encoding 3-phosphoserine/phosphohydroxythreonine transaminase, with protein sequence MSRVYNFSAGPSMLPEPVLKKAADEMLDYQGCGQSVMEMSHRSKQFDGIIKDCEALLREVMNIPDNYKVLFLQGGCSSQFAMVPMNLMNKNNKADYVITGQWAKKAAKEAARYGEVNIVASSEDKTFTYIPKLDKSTFSKDADYFYICMNNTIYGTVYHELPDTGDIPLVADISSCIMSEPIDVSKFGCLIAGAQKNLAPAGLTIVIIREDLIGNAMDITPTMFNYKTHADANSLFNTPPCWTIYVAKLVLEWIKNEVGGLDKMKELNEKKAKVLYDFLDNSKLFKGTVVKEDRSLMNVPFVTGDKDMDAKFVEEATKAGFVNIKGHRTVGGMRASIYNAMPYEGVEKLVEFMKKFEEENA encoded by the coding sequence ATGTCAAGAGTCTATAATTTTTCAGCAGGTCCATCAATGTTACCTGAACCGGTTCTAAAGAAAGCAGCAGATGAAATGCTTGATTATCAGGGTTGCGGTCAGTCCGTAATGGAAATGTCACACAGAAGTAAGCAGTTTGATGGTATCATCAAGGATTGCGAAGCATTACTAAGAGAAGTAATGAATATTCCTGATAACTACAAGGTTCTATTCCTACAGGGTGGTTGTTCTTCACAGTTTGCTATGGTTCCAATGAACCTAATGAACAAGAATAACAAGGCTGACTATGTTATCACAGGTCAGTGGGCTAAGAAAGCTGCTAAAGAAGCTGCCAGATATGGTGAAGTTAATATTGTTGCATCTTCCGAAGACAAGACTTTCACATATATTCCTAAGCTAGACAAATCAACATTCTCTAAGGATGCTGACTATTTCTATATTTGTATGAACAATACAATTTACGGTACTGTTTATCACGAACTACCAGACACAGGTGATATTCCACTTGTAGCTGATATTTCTTCTTGCATTATGAGTGAACCAATTGATGTTAGCAAGTTTGGTTGCCTAATTGCCGGTGCTCAGAAGAACCTTGCTCCTGCAGGTCTAACAATTGTTATTATTCGTGAAGACCTAATCGGCAATGCAATGGATATTACTCCAACAATGTTTAACTACAAGACTCATGCAGATGCAAATTCTCTATTCAACACACCTCCATGCTGGACAATTTATGTTGCAAAGCTAGTTCTTGAATGGATTAAGAACGAAGTTGGTGGCCTAGATAAGATGAAAGAACTTAACGAAAAGAAAGCTAAGGTTCTTTATGACTTCCTAGATAACTCAAAGCTATTTAAGGGTACAGTAGTTAAAGAAGACAGAAGCCTTATGAATGTTCCTTTCGTTACAGGCGACAAGGATATGGACGCTAAGTTTGTTGAAGAAGCAACTAAGGCAGGTTTCGTTAACATTAAGGGTCACCGTACTGTTGGTGGTATGAGAGCTTCTATCTACAATGCTATGCCATATGAAGGCGTTGAAAAGCTAGTAGAATTTATGAAGAAGTTTGAAGAAGAAAACGCTTAA
- a CDS encoding 3-phosphoglycerate dehydrogenase, protein MYNVLTLNKIAKCGTDILGDNYTVSDNETNPVAVLVRSASMHEMEMPESLLAIARAGAGVNNIPIKDCAEKGIVVFNSPGANANAVKELVVAGLLMSSRKIVNGIEWAKTLKGNGDQVGKMVEKGKSNFAGPEIMGKTLGVIGLGAIGIKVANVASALGMKVVGCDPFLSEANKAKLVDCKIVETNDEVYAEADYITVHVPLNDGTRGMINKETISKMKDGVRVLNYSRDGLVNSTDILDALKSGKMSAYVTDFATDDILGEDGVIAMPHLGASTPESEDNCAVMAATEVKDYLENGNIVNSVNLPCLSKDKTGGTRVCVIAKADADTDAIVKATGSDDFATATRGDFSYTIIDNATNTEVNVDGVIKVRSL, encoded by the coding sequence ATGTACAATGTACTAACTTTAAATAAAATCGCTAAGTGTGGTACAGACATTCTTGGCGATAACTATACAGTTTCTGATAATGAAACAAATCCTGTTGCTGTTCTTGTTCGTTCAGCATCAATGCACGAAATGGAAATGCCTGAAAGCCTACTTGCTATTGCAAGAGCAGGTGCAGGTGTTAACAACATTCCTATTAAGGATTGTGCAGAAAAGGGTATCGTAGTATTTAACTCACCCGGTGCTAATGCTAATGCAGTTAAGGAACTTGTTGTTGCAGGTCTGTTAATGTCTTCAAGAAAGATTGTTAACGGTATTGAATGGGCTAAGACTCTAAAGGGCAACGGTGATCAGGTTGGCAAAATGGTTGAAAAAGGTAAGTCAAACTTTGCCGGTCCTGAAATTATGGGCAAAACATTAGGTGTTATCGGTCTTGGTGCTATCGGTATCAAGGTTGCTAATGTAGCTTCAGCTTTAGGTATGAAGGTTGTTGGTTGCGACCCATTCCTAAGTGAAGCAAATAAGGCTAAGTTAGTTGACTGTAAGATTGTTGAAACTAACGATGAAGTTTATGCAGAAGCTGACTATATCACAGTTCATGTTCCTCTAAATGACGGTACTCGTGGTATGATTAATAAAGAAACAATCAGCAAGATGAAAGACGGTGTAAGAGTTCTTAACTATAGCCGTGACGGTCTTGTAAATTCAACAGATATTCTTGATGCACTAAAGAGTGGCAAGATGAGTGCTTATGTAACTGACTTTGCTACAGATGATATTCTTGGTGAAGATGGTGTTATTGCAATGCCTCACCTAGGTGCTTCAACTCCTGAAAGTGAAGACAACTGTGCTGTTATGGCAGCAACAGAAGTTAAGGATTACCTAGAAAACGGTAATATCGTAAACTCTGTAAACCTACCTTGTCTATCAAAGGATAAGACAGGTGGCACAAGAGTATGTGTAATTGCTAAAGCTGATGCTGATACAGATGCTATTGTAAAGGCAACAGGTTCTGATGACTTTGCAACTGCTACAAGAGGTGATTTTAGCTACACAATTATTGATAATGCTACAAACACAGAAGTTAATGTTGATGGTGTTATCAAGGTAAGAAGTCTATAA
- a CDS encoding Ig-like domain-containing protein, with amino-acid sequence MRKVVSILLAVLMLTAMGTVAVTSASAEETATVNGVVANVGDTVTIDYFVKSDCIWEDFQGHVTYDYDGLQLESFEMPDVTTGIMTNTLNKGLVYYTGVDINSNYKFYNEVNFYRIKFTVRQAGSYVVNNVWEVADGNDVDMIVDDGIILNPERLITREVVTATPKPTETTTTKTNTEPSTTKPEPTNTEPSSTTPTVTSSTPSPTTPVLVKELYVQKSVGVNIGKTAKLVYSLEPKNATNKNLAWSSSNTKIATVSNGVVKGVKAGRATITVKTTDGSNLTAYCLVVVNQPVTSISLSKKATMYTGKKLALKAKVNPANASKKELTWKSSNTKIAKVASNGVVTGVKAGTVKITATAKDGSRKSATCTVTVRQSVSKITLGKTNVVLPKKGSSYNVKVTVAPKNAYNKNVAVKSANTKVAKVSASTVKSGKTVKITAVKKGTTKVTFTAKDGSKKSATCKVTVKK; translated from the coding sequence ATGAGAAAAGTAGTTTCAATACTTTTAGCAGTTCTAATGCTAACTGCTATGGGTACAGTTGCAGTAACATCAGCAAGTGCTGAAGAAACTGCTACAGTTAACGGTGTAGTTGCTAATGTTGGTGACACAGTTACTATTGATTACTTCGTAAAGTCCGACTGTATTTGGGAAGATTTCCAGGGTCATGTAACATATGATTATGACGGACTACAGCTTGAAAGCTTTGAAATGCCGGATGTAACAACAGGTATTATGACTAACACTCTTAACAAAGGTTTAGTATATTATACCGGTGTTGATATTAACAGTAACTACAAGTTCTATAACGAAGTAAACTTCTACAGAATTAAGTTTACAGTTCGTCAGGCCGGTAGCTATGTAGTTAACAATGTTTGGGAAGTTGCTGACGGTAACGATGTTGATATGATTGTTGATGATGGTATTATTCTTAACCCTGAAAGACTAATCACTCGTGAAGTTGTTACAGCTACTCCAAAGCCAACAGAAACAACAACTACAAAGACAAATACCGAACCATCAACAACTAAGCCTGAACCAACAAATACAGAGCCATCTTCAACTACTCCAACAGTTACATCTTCAACACCATCACCAACAACTCCTGTTCTTGTAAAAGAGTTGTATGTTCAAAAGTCTGTTGGTGTAAATATTGGCAAGACAGCTAAGTTGGTTTATTCACTAGAGCCTAAAAATGCTACTAACAAGAATCTAGCTTGGTCATCTTCTAACACAAAGATTGCTACTGTATCTAATGGTGTAGTTAAGGGTGTTAAGGCAGGTAGAGCTACTATTACTGTAAAGACTACTGACGGTTCAAATCTTACTGCTTACTGCCTAGTAGTAGTTAACCAACCTGTAACAAGCATTTCTCTATCAAAGAAAGCAACAATGTATACAGGTAAGAAGTTAGCTCTAAAGGCTAAGGTTAACCCAGCTAACGCATCTAAGAAGGAATTAACTTGGAAGTCATCTAACACAAAAATTGCTAAGGTTGCTTCTAACGGTGTAGTTACAGGTGTTAAGGCAGGTACAGTTAAGATTACTGCAACTGCAAAGGACGGTAGCAGAAAGTCTGCAACATGTACAGTAACAGTTCGTCAGTCAGTATCTAAGATTACTTTAGGCAAGACAAATGTTGTTCTTCCTAAGAAGGGTTCTTCTTACAATGTTAAGGTAACAGTTGCTCCTAAGAATGCTTACAACAAGAATGTTGCAGTTAAGTCTGCTAACACAAAGGTTGCTAAGGTTTCTGCTTCAACAGTTAAGTCCGGTAAGACAGTTAAGATTACTGCTGTTAAGAAGGGTACAACTAAGGTTACATTTACTGCTAAAGATGGTAGCAAGAAGTCTGCTACTTGTAAGGTAACAGTTAAAAAATAA